CAGATGCAATTCGCGCTTGTGGGGCTGCACGCCGCAGATGATGTCTAAATCCCCGACCGGCTCGCCGTGGCGTTCGAGGAGATTGCGGACGCCGATGCGCAGACCCATGTCGCGGAGCACGTCGAGCGCCGCGGTGCGGGTCGGATTTAGACCGACCCTGCGAACGCTCAGACGCCCGCCCGGCTGTGCGACCGCGGCGCCTGCGAGAAAAAACGCGGCCGCCGAAATGTCGCCTGGGACCTCGTAAGACGGAATCGCCGTCAATGGAGATCGCGAGACCGTCACGTTCAAGCCGGCGACGGACACGCGCGCGCCCATGGCCGCGAGCATGCGCTCGGCGTGATCGCGGCACACCGCCGGACTCGAGACGCTGGTTTCGCCCTCGGCTCGCAGCCCGGCGATGAGGAGCGCCGAGCGCGTTTGCGCGGAAGCGAAGGGCATCGCATGCGTTATCCCACGGAGACCGGCGCTGGCGCCCTCGATAGTGACCGGCGGCCGGCCAAGAGAGCTCGTCTCTATCCGCGCGCCCATCGCGCGCAAGGGCGAGGCGACCCGCTCCATCGGCCGCTGCCGCAAGCTCGCGTCGCCGTCGAGCACCGCGCGCGTGCGATCGGCGAGAAGGCCCATGAGCAGGCGCATGGTCGTGCCGGAATTACCGCAGTCGATCGTGCTCCCAGGCTCACGCAGCTCGGTCGCGCCAAACACCGTCAATCGCCGGTCAGATCCGTTGATCGCGACGCCGAGCGACGTCAGAGCGCGGCGCGTCCGCTCCACATCCTCGCCGGCGTTGCAATTGTCGACGAGGGTGTTTCCCTGCGCGATGGCGGAGAGCATGAGGATGCGATGCGAAATCGACTTGTCGCCCGGCACCTCAAAGGTGCCATCGCCGCTGGATAGCGCGGGAAGAACGATCGAAGCCACGCGGCCACCTTGCCCAAGCTAGGACCTTTTTCCGCGTCCCCAGAAAAGATGGATGACCGTGCGACTCTTCTCGCTCTCCCTCGTCGCGATCGCCTCTCTTTGCGCTGCAGCGCTCGGGCATAGTGTGGTCGCGGCCCTCACCAGGGCCGGCGTCGTCGTAAGCGCTTTTGGCGCATATCGCCACG
Above is a genomic segment from Candidatus Tumulicola sp. containing:
- the aroA gene encoding 3-phosphoshikimate 1-carboxyvinyltransferase: MASIVLPALSSGDGTFEVPGDKSISHRILMLSAIAQGNTLVDNCNAGEDVERTRRALTSLGVAINGSDRRLTVFGATELREPGSTIDCGNSGTTMRLLMGLLADRTRAVLDGDASLRQRPMERVASPLRAMGARIETSSLGRPPVTIEGASAGLRGITHAMPFASAQTRSALLIAGLRAEGETSVSSPAVCRDHAERMLAAMGARVSVAGLNVTVSRSPLTAIPSYEVPGDISAAAFFLAGAAVAQPGGRLSVRRVGLNPTRTAALDVLRDMGLRIGVRNLLERHGEPVGDLDIICGVQPHKRELHLDSGVVPSCIDEIPMLCALAGVVLDRFTVRGASELRAKESDRVTSTAELLRAFGITAQELPDGIDVTGTRKLIAPERISTGGDHRIGMTAAFLALAARHAIVIDAAECIATSFPGFAQAWTGVFRG